From the Meriones unguiculatus strain TT.TT164.6M chromosome 12, Bangor_MerUng_6.1, whole genome shotgun sequence genome, one window contains:
- the Sec14l2 gene encoding SEC14-like protein 2 isoform X2 produces the protein MSGRVGDLSPKQEEALAKFRENVQDVLPTLPNPDDYFLLRWLRARSFDLQKSEAMLRKHVEFRKQKDIDNIISWQPPEVLQQYLSGGRCGYDLDGCPVWYDIIGPLDAKGLLFSASKQDLLRTKMRDCELLLQECTNQTTKLGKKIETITMIYDCEGLGLKHLWKPAVEAYGEFLSMFEENYPETLKRLFVVKAPKLFPVAYNLIKPFLSEDTRRKIMVLGANWKEVLLKHISPDQLPVEYGGTMTDPDGNPKCKSKINYGGDIPKQYYVRDQVKQQYEHNVQISRGSSHQVEYEILFPGCVLRCPAV, from the exons ATGAGCGGCAGAGTCGGTGACCTGAGCCCCAAACAGGAGGAGGCGTTGGCCAAG TTTCGAGAAAATGTCCAGGACGTGCTGCCCACCCTGCCCAATCCAGATGACTACTTTCTCCTTCGATGGCTCCGAG CCCGAAGCTTTGacctgcagaagtcagaggccATGCTCCGGAAG CATGTGGAATTCCGGAAGCAAAAGGACATTGACAACATCATCAGCTGGCAGCCACCAGAG GTGCTCCAACAGTATCTGTCAGGCGGCAGGTGTGGCTACGACCTGGATGGCTGCCCCGTCTGGTACGACATCATCGGACCTCTGGACGCCAAGGGTCTGCTATTTTCCGCCTCCAAGCAGGACCTGCTCAGGACCAAGATGAGAGACTGTGAGCTGCTCCTGCAGGAGTGTACCAACCAGACCACAAAG CTAGGAAAGAAGATAGAGACCATCACCATGATTTATGACTGTGAAGGACTCGGCCTCAAGCACCTCTGGAAACCTGCAGTGGAGGCTTATGGAGAG TTTCTCTCCATGTTTGAAGAAAATTATCCTGAAACATTGAAGCGTCTGTTTGTTGTTAAAG CCCCCAAGCTGTTTCCTGTGGCCTATAACCTCATCAAgccctttctgagtgaagacacTCGTAGGAAGATTATGGTCCTGGGAG CAAACTGGAAGGAGGTTTTACTCAAACATATCAGCCCTGACCAGTTGCCCGTGGAGTACGGAGGCACTATGACTGACCCTGATGGAAATCCCAAGTGCAAATCCAAG ATCAACTACGGGGGTGACATCCCCAAGCAGTATTACGTGCGAGACCAGGTGAAGCAGCAGTATGAGCACAACGTGCAGATTTCCCGAGGCTCCTCCCACCAAGTGGAGTACGAGATCCTTTTCCCCGGCTGTGTCCTCAG ATGTCCTGCGGTTTGA
- the Sec14l2 gene encoding SEC14-like protein 2 isoform X1, whose amino-acid sequence MSGRVGDLSPKQEEALAKFRENVQDVLPTLPNPDDYFLLRWLRARSFDLQKSEAMLRKHVEFRKQKDIDNIISWQPPEVLQQYLSGGRCGYDLDGCPVWYDIIGPLDAKGLLFSASKQDLLRTKMRDCELLLQECTNQTTKLGKKIETITMIYDCEGLGLKHLWKPAVEAYGEFLSMFEENYPETLKRLFVVKAPKLFPVAYNLIKPFLSEDTRRKIMVLGANWKEVLLKHISPDQLPVEYGGTMTDPDGNPKCKSKINYGGDIPKQYYVRDQVKQQYEHNVQISRGSSHQVEYEILFPGCVLRWQFMSEGSDVGFGIFLKTKMGERQRAGEMTEVLPNQRYNSHMVPEDGTLTCSEPGIYVLRFDNTYSFIHAKKVSFTVEVLLPDKAAEEKMNEQGTLPPK is encoded by the exons ATGAGCGGCAGAGTCGGTGACCTGAGCCCCAAACAGGAGGAGGCGTTGGCCAAG TTTCGAGAAAATGTCCAGGACGTGCTGCCCACCCTGCCCAATCCAGATGACTACTTTCTCCTTCGATGGCTCCGAG CCCGAAGCTTTGacctgcagaagtcagaggccATGCTCCGGAAG CATGTGGAATTCCGGAAGCAAAAGGACATTGACAACATCATCAGCTGGCAGCCACCAGAG GTGCTCCAACAGTATCTGTCAGGCGGCAGGTGTGGCTACGACCTGGATGGCTGCCCCGTCTGGTACGACATCATCGGACCTCTGGACGCCAAGGGTCTGCTATTTTCCGCCTCCAAGCAGGACCTGCTCAGGACCAAGATGAGAGACTGTGAGCTGCTCCTGCAGGAGTGTACCAACCAGACCACAAAG CTAGGAAAGAAGATAGAGACCATCACCATGATTTATGACTGTGAAGGACTCGGCCTCAAGCACCTCTGGAAACCTGCAGTGGAGGCTTATGGAGAG TTTCTCTCCATGTTTGAAGAAAATTATCCTGAAACATTGAAGCGTCTGTTTGTTGTTAAAG CCCCCAAGCTGTTTCCTGTGGCCTATAACCTCATCAAgccctttctgagtgaagacacTCGTAGGAAGATTATGGTCCTGGGAG CAAACTGGAAGGAGGTTTTACTCAAACATATCAGCCCTGACCAGTTGCCCGTGGAGTACGGAGGCACTATGACTGACCCTGATGGAAATCCCAAGTGCAAATCCAAG ATCAACTACGGGGGTGACATCCCCAAGCAGTATTACGTGCGAGACCAGGTGAAGCAGCAGTATGAGCACAACGTGCAGATTTCCCGAGGCTCCTCCCACCAAGTGGAGTACGAGATCCTTTTCCCCGGCTGTGTCCTCAG GTGGCAGTTTATGTCGGAGGGATCAGACGTGGGTTTTGGGATTTTCCTGAAGACCAAGATGGGGGAACGGCAGCGGGCAGGGGAGATGACAGAGGTGCTGCCCAACCAGAGATACAATTCCCACATGGTCCCTGAGGATGGGACCCTCACCTGCAGTGAGCCGGGCATCT ATGTCCTGCGGTTTGACAACACCTACAGCTTCATCCATGCCAAGAAAGTCAGTTTCACTGTGGAGGTCCTGCTTCCAGACAAAGCAGCAGAAGAGAAGATGAATGAGCAGGGGACACTCCCCCCCAAATAA